A genome region from Bradyrhizobium commune includes the following:
- a CDS encoding VOC family protein, producing the protein MPVKVQALDHLVINVADVAATTEWYRKILGMEVKVFDPGGGKAPRTSLQFGQQKINVRPRDADKVEWFTADQTTAGSEDLCFLTSSTPDEVVAHLRAHGVAIEEGPVLKQGARGTLRSVYCRDPDGSLIEISSYET; encoded by the coding sequence ATGCCGGTCAAGGTTCAGGCCCTCGATCACCTCGTGATCAACGTTGCCGATGTCGCAGCGACCACCGAGTGGTATCGCAAAATCCTCGGGATGGAAGTCAAGGTGTTCGACCCCGGCGGCGGCAAAGCGCCGCGGACGTCGCTTCAGTTTGGTCAACAGAAGATCAACGTCCGGCCCCGCGATGCCGACAAGGTAGAGTGGTTCACCGCCGACCAGACGACCGCCGGCAGCGAAGATCTGTGCTTCCTCACCTCCTCGACGCCCGACGAGGTGGTGGCGCATTTAAGGGCACATGGCGTCGCGATCGAGGAAGGCCCGGTTCTCAAGCAGGGCGCCCGCGGCACCCTGCGCTCGGTCTATTGCCGCGATCCCGACGGGAGCCTGATCGAGATTTCGTCGTACGAGACATAG